One segment of Stomatobaculum sp. F0698 DNA contains the following:
- the rpsB gene encoding 30S ribosomal protein S2: MGVVSMKQLLEAGVHFGHQTRRWNPKMAPYIYTERNGIHIIDLQKTVGMVDDAYKAVMDIAAAGGTILFVGTKKQAQDAIKEEAERCGQFYVNERWLGGMLTNFKTIQSRIKRLRQIEEMSQDGTFERLPKREVTELKKELEKLEKNLGGIKDMKKIPDAIVIIDPKKEHICVTEAHKLNVPLIGIADTNSDPEELSYVIPGNDDAIRAVRLIVSKLADAVVEAHQGEEHRSEEVAEGDDTAAAAIKAAIEANER; encoded by the coding sequence ATGGGCGTAGTATCAATGAAGCAACTTTTGGAAGCAGGTGTGCACTTCGGTCACCAGACCAGACGCTGGAACCCCAAGATGGCACCGTACATCTACACGGAGAGAAACGGCATCCACATCATCGACCTGCAGAAGACGGTCGGCATGGTGGACGATGCTTACAAGGCAGTCATGGACATTGCGGCTGCAGGCGGCACGATTCTGTTTGTCGGCACCAAGAAGCAGGCGCAGGATGCGATTAAGGAAGAGGCAGAGCGCTGCGGACAGTTCTACGTGAATGAGAGATGGCTCGGCGGCATGCTCACCAACTTCAAGACCATTCAGTCCAGAATCAAGAGACTGCGCCAGATCGAGGAGATGAGCCAGGACGGCACCTTTGAGCGTCTTCCGAAGAGAGAAGTGACGGAACTCAAGAAGGAGCTTGAGAAGCTCGAGAAGAACCTCGGCGGCATCAAGGATATGAAGAAGATCCCGGACGCAATCGTGATCATCGACCCGAAGAAGGAGCACATCTGCGTCACGGAGGCACATAAGCTGAACGTTCCGCTCATCGGTATTGCGGACACGAACTCCGATCCGGAGGAGCTGAGCTATGTCATCCCGGGCAACGACGACGCAATCCGCGCGGTGAGACTCATTGTCTCCAAGCTCGCAGACGCTGTTGTCGAGGCACACCAGGGTGAGGAGCACCGCAGCGAGGAAGTCGCAGAGGGCGATGATACGGCTGCGGCAGCAATCAAGGCAGCAATCGAAGCAAACGAGCGTTAA
- the codY gene encoding GTP-sensing pleiotropic transcriptional regulator CodY translates to MSVQLLDKTRKINQLLQNGKNVRVKFNDILLILSSVLDGSTLVISKKGKILGTGGINGGEQEEFGGLLSGKVGSYADSLLNERLLAILSTKENVNLETLGFAREAVQNRQALVTPIYIAGERLGTLMAYKEAAFTIDDIIVSEYAAMVIGMAMRQSVNEEYQEEARKLQIVRGAIQTLSFSELEAVTHIFSELNGTEGVLVASKIADRVGITRSVIVNALRKFESAGVIESRSSGMRGTYIKILNDAVFEEIAAYQEENGKRRTAAAKR, encoded by the coding sequence ATGAGCGTGCAATTACTTGATAAGACCAGAAAGATAAACCAGCTGCTGCAAAACGGAAAAAATGTGAGGGTAAAGTTCAATGACATCTTGCTGATTCTCAGCTCTGTCTTGGACGGAAGTACGCTGGTCATCAGCAAGAAGGGTAAAATTCTTGGTACAGGCGGCATAAACGGGGGAGAGCAAGAAGAGTTTGGCGGTCTATTGAGCGGCAAGGTGGGAAGTTATGCCGATTCGCTTTTAAACGAGCGGCTGCTTGCCATCCTGTCTACCAAGGAAAATGTGAATCTGGAAACTCTGGGTTTTGCGCGCGAGGCGGTACAGAACCGCCAGGCGCTTGTTACACCGATTTATATTGCAGGTGAGCGTCTTGGAACTTTGATGGCATACAAAGAGGCGGCTTTTACCATTGACGATATCATTGTGAGCGAGTACGCGGCGATGGTCATCGGCATGGCGATGCGCCAAAGTGTGAATGAGGAGTATCAGGAGGAAGCGAGAAAGCTTCAGATTGTGCGCGGGGCGATTCAGACCCTGAGCTTTTCGGAGCTGGAAGCCGTTACCCACATCTTTAGCGAGTTGAACGGGACCGAAGGCGTCCTGGTCGCCAGCAAAATTGCCGACAGAGTCGGCATCACCCGCTCGGTTATCGTGAATGCGCTCCGAAAGTTCGAGAGCGCGGGCGTCATAGAGAGCCGTTCCAGCGGTATGCGGGGCACCTACATTAAGATTTTGAACGATGCGGTCTTTGAAGAGATCGCGGCCTACCAGGAGGAAAACGGAAAACGGAGAACCGCTGCCGCAAAACGTTAA